In a single window of the Desulfomonilaceae bacterium genome:
- a CDS encoding cytidylate kinase-like family protein produces MAIITISRGSYSKGKEVAEKVAERLGYRCMAREVLLDASEHFNIPEIKLVRALHDAPSVLERFTYGKERYLTFLESSFLEQVQKDNVVYHGLAGHYFLKGIKHVMKIRILSDIENRVRLEMERENISAEEALYVLKKDDHERRQWGIRLFGVDTWDSSLYDLVIHIHKITVENAVDIICYTAGLDQFKTTPESQKDLDDLVLAARVKSVLVNTCPSVRVSAKSGVVYVDTQVGPSVAKPLAEELKSQAEGIADVKEVRINVSPTASFFSD; encoded by the coding sequence ATGGCGATAATAACCATCTCAAGAGGGTCTTACAGCAAAGGGAAAGAAGTCGCGGAAAAGGTCGCGGAAAGACTGGGATACCGATGCATGGCGAGAGAAGTTCTCCTAGACGCTTCTGAGCATTTCAATATACCTGAAATAAAACTCGTTCGTGCGCTTCATGACGCCCCTTCAGTCCTGGAGAGATTCACTTACGGAAAAGAAAGATATCTGACCTTCCTGGAATCCTCTTTTCTGGAGCAAGTGCAAAAAGATAATGTAGTTTATCACGGGCTCGCCGGTCACTATTTTCTCAAGGGCATTAAGCACGTAATGAAGATCCGGATTCTCTCGGACATTGAAAACAGAGTTCGTCTGGAAATGGAGAGGGAAAACATTTCTGCAGAAGAAGCCCTTTATGTATTGAAAAAAGACGATCATGAGCGAAGGCAATGGGGCATAAGGTTATTCGGGGTGGACACATGGGATTCGAGCCTTTATGATCTTGTCATCCACATCCACAAGATAACGGTCGAAAACGCTGTAGACATAATCTGTTATACCGCGGGCCTGGATCAATTCAAGACCACCCCGGAGTCACAGAAAGATCTCGACGATTTGGTTCTGGCGGCCCGTGTTAAGTCTGTGTTGGTGAATACTTGCCCCTCGGTGAGGGTCTCAGCCAAGAGTGGAGTAGTCTACGTGGACACACAGGTAGGACCATCGGTGGCTAAACCACTGGCCGAAGAACTGAAATCCCAGGCCGAAGGTATCGCTGATGTGAAGGAGGTCAGAATAAATGTAAGTCCCACCGCTTCATTTTTCAGTGATTAG